The proteins below come from a single Stomoxys calcitrans chromosome 1, idStoCalc2.1, whole genome shotgun sequence genomic window:
- the LOC131994246 gene encoding uncharacterized protein LOC131994246: MDIRELLLKGLSSTEPIVGCRRFFLREVCFSIHFVVIGKFLKITKIRRTLKRRQTTLRQHIKRYHHSIKLSNERKLKQNSSKANIKQASVENDDDGISQYRKIVLQRSEVERINIDNKAKVISTALQTIAIQKVQFKNVATETERISLKTTAEQTDPIDVNFSSKSSQTEYHESANIGLQCENSTTQKCSQTDDVVMASIATQVGLKLAENISLNDNESDNGPLLYVLNEIGELVLTQNRMLCDNTKMLHEISRKFKPSIWEKFKR; this comes from the exons ATGGATATCAGGGAACTGTTACTCAAAGGACTTTCTTCTACAGAACCCATTGTTGGTTGCCGTCGTTTTTTCTTGCGAGAAGTTTG TTTCAGTATTCATTTCGTAGTTATAGGAAAATTCCtaaaaattactaaaataaGAAGAACATTGAAGAGGCGACAAACAACTTTGCGACAGCATATCAAACGATATCACCATTCGATAAAACTAAGCAATGAgagaaaattgaaacaaaattccAGCAAAGCGAATATCAAACAAGCCTCAGTAGAGAATGACGATGATGGGATAAGCCAATATAGGAAAATAGTTTTACAAAGAAGTGAGGTTGAAAGAATTAATATTGATAATAAAGCAAAAGTAATCAGCACAGCACTTCAGACCATAGCCATACAAAAAGTCCAATTCAAAAACGTTGCTACAGAAACTGAAAGGATTTCACTGAAAACAACTGCAGAACAAACCGATCCAATTGATgtgaatttttcttcaaaatcaagTCAAACCGAATACCATGAATCGGCAAATATTGGATTACAATGTGAGAACAGCACTACACAGAAATGCAGTCAAACCGATGATGTAGTTATGGCTTCTATAGCCACCCAAGTGGGTCTAAAATTAGCTGAAAACATATCTCTAAACGATAACGAGTCGGATAATGGGCCCTTGCTTTATGTTTTAAATGAAATCGGAGAGCTGGTTTTAACTCAAAACCGCATGCTGTGCGATAATACCAAAATGTTGCATGAAATATCCAGAAAATTTAAGCCATCTATTTGGGAGAAATTTAAGAGGTAG